The DNA sequence ACCCCCTGCAACACTGGGGGAGAAAagcatagcaaaaaaaaaaaaaaaaaatcgtctaATACCATTGTTGCGATTGTGATCTCTTTCTTCATGGTCtgtccccccctctgcccccacccttgTTTTTTCCTGGCCTATTTCACAGCCAAGAGCCACAAGGTAAGACTGTCCGGGGGTTAGGCTGATGGCCCCTGTGAGCCAGACTGTCCAGCTTTAAACCCCAGACTTCCCCCctattggctgtgtgaccttgggcaactctctcaacctctctgtctcagtttccccatctatacaATCAGAATGatgacaggggagcctgggtggcccagttagttgGGCGTGCCACGCGGCGTTACGGtcggttgtgggactgagccctgtggtgggctccATGAGGGGCGTGGGGCCtgccagggattctctctcctcttcctctgcccctgccccactcaagtgctctctctttctcaaaaagaaatagaatgatgACAGTCTCTTTCACATGGAACAGTAGCGATGAGTTAACGTGGGGATCAGCAAACTACATTCCAGGGGCCAGATTTGTGCGTGTGCAGCAGGCTCCCccctcggggctcgatctcatggccGAGAGATcactcacgacctgagccgaaaccaagagtcggaggctcaacccactgagccaccgaggcaccacTGGTCTTACATTTTCTAACGGTTGGAAGAAATCCAAAGAATAAGATTTCGTGACAGGGGAAAGTTATGTGACATTTACACGTCGgtgttcataaataaagttttattggtacaCAGCCCCGTCTGTTCGCATGCTGTCCCTGGTGGCTTTTGGCTTTCAAGCGACAAGGGCAGAGCTGAGTAGGTGCGTCAGGGGCCATCTGGTTGGCAAcgctgaaaatatttactctctgccTCTTTACAGAAGTTTTTGACCCCTGAGCAACTTTGAATAGTGCGGGACACAAAGGGAGCTTGGTGCACTTGTACTCGAGATCATGAGGGACACAAAGGGAGCTtgtcgagatcatgacctgagccgaagtcggacgcccaaccgactgggccccccagatgcccctgttttcACATAACAGACCCTTCTCCATGATTTGCTGCCCGCCGGGTCCTGTCCTAGGCATTTGGCAAGCGTGAACCTACTCGATCCTTGCTACAGCTACTCCgatcccgttttacagatgggtaaaccGAGGCTCGGATGGTTGAGGCGACTGGCCCAGCGTCACGCTGCCAGAATATGAACCCAGGCTGGGTGGCTCCTGTCTGTGACTTGCCTGCTTCCTTATCCCTTGAGGTAGACACCCAGAAGGCAAATCCTTGTGTCAAAGGGAGACAGGATGGAAAGATTCTGGCTGTTCCCCGGCAAGTGGCTGCCCGTGGATGCACGTGGAGATCACTCAGGGCCAGCGTGGGGTTTGATGCTCCAAACCTAACTTCGGCCTCCCGAGGGCAGGCCCGGGAGTCTGACTTTTGCTGGGAGAATTGGCCATCCCCGCCAGATAGGGGAGCAAGGATCCCTGCTCACAACCCAGATGCAGCGGCTGTGCCCCGGACCCCGAGCTGTTTCTCTCTCCTGGGCCTGGGGGGCGTGGCCAGCAGGGTTCTGCTCATCTATAGCTCCCGTGCCCTTTACCTCTCATGTGcccactgcctcccctccccgccctcccctgtCTGAAAGGATGCCTCCACACTTCCCGCTTGTTCAGGCTCGACCCCCGCAATGGGAGGCAGCTAgaacccaccctccccaccagaTCCCTGCCGGTGGGCGTGTCAAATGGTgccaccactttggaaaacagttcggcACGGTCTTGAAAGGACACCCACCCGCCCCCATGGGATGCagcctttcttctcctcctgggTCTTCACCCAGGGGGAAGGAGAGCCAGATAAACCAGGGTGACCTATCCAGACGGCGGGACCCTAGCCAGCGATAAAAAGGCATAGGTGACCGAATGGCCGAACCCCAAAATAACTATGCTGAgcggggcgcccggatggctcagttggttggctcaggtcatgatctcagggggcgagagttcgagccccacatcgggctctctgcagtagggcggagcctgcttctgatgctccgtccctctctctctctgcccctcccctgctcgttctctccctccctctctctctctctctctctctcttgaaaataaataaacattaaaaagacttaTGCTAACatagagaagccagacacacgGCCGTGCCCATGGGTTTACTGCTCGTCCGGGGCTGCTTTGGGGCTACTGGGGCAGAGTTGAGCAGAAAGGAACTTGGGGTAATTAGCTGCAGAATGGGGCTAGACATGTCCCCCACGTCACCGGGTCAGTGCCTGCAGCTTGGCCCCGTGTGGCTCTGGCTGTGTTCTTGCACAAATGCTGGAAGTGTGTCTTCAATGATTCAGCGGTTCGGGtttgctttctccttcccttccgtCACAAAGCATCTTGGACCTCAGTCCACGTCAGCGCTGTGATTGAGCAAccctggggtgtgtgtgcctgtgtgtgcgaCTCTACTAAATATGTGCCTTTACGTGTTGAGttacttaaaaaacatatttcagatatacacatacaaatacacaaacatgCATCGTATACTAAATCATAATATATAATGCATAAACACATCTACATTTTATGTTATAcgttttacatgtatatataatacataccagtatgttacatacatatatatgatttgggggttttttaagtagtttttttcttctcttttcttaatgtttatttatttatttatttatttttttaatgtttatttttgaaagagacagaggaggaggaggaggggcagagagcggggacagaagatctgaagcgggctctgagccatcagcacagagcccagtacagggctcgaactcaggaactgtgagatcatgacccgagccaacgTGGGACgtctcaccgactgagccacccaggcgccccgatatgaTTTGCTTTTCAAAGCGGattttatggggctcctgggtggctcagtgggtgaagcgtctgacttgatttgggctcagctgcttgggattctctctctccccctctttctctgcccctcccctgccctctctctctctctctctcaaaataagtaaataagagggGACTTTACAAGGCCTTTGATCCCTCTGAAACtttcattcatgcaacaaatatttcttgaccACCTACTAGGTAGCGGGAGCTGTTCTCCGTGCCCGGGACGGAGCAGTGAATCAACCAGATGGACGTCCCCACACCCCCTGCGTGGGGCCACAGCTCCCTCTGGCACATGGCTGTGAGCTGGTGCTTCTGCCGTTTGCTTGGGCGTCAGATGCTGGAATGAGTTCAACCCCAGTCCGCCCATGACTTACCGTCATCATTGCTCCATTTATCAGTAAAGTTTACGGTCGGCTCGTGGAATAAACACCCGCCAAGTGAACCCCACCTGGATAAACAGAATTTTAGCAATAACCCCATCCTGCTCTCCGACTCCTCTCCCTGACGTAGCCCCACCCCGCAATCTGGAATTGATCCCTTCCCCCGCTCAAAGATAACTGTGTCTCAAATGGTTGTGACCCCCAAAATATCATTCCCATTTCAAGTATCATAACTTCATAAAGAGGCTATCATGCTGGGGCAGCcgggggggctcggtcggttgagcgtctgagtcttggtttcggctcagattatgacctcacggttcacgggatcaagccctgtgtcgggctctacactagtcgtgtggggcctgcttgggattctctctctctgcccttcccccgctcattggcgcgctctctctctctctcaaaataaataaataaacatttttaaaaagataaacattttggggcgcctgggtggcgcagtcggttaagcgtccgacttcagccaggtgacgatctcacggtccgtgagttcgagccccgcatcaggctctgggctgatggctcagagcctggagcctgtttccgattctgtgtctccctctctctctgcccctcccccgttcatgctctgtctctctctgtcccaaaaattaaaaaacgttgaaaaaaaattaaaaaaaaaaaaaagataaacatttaaaaagagagagactatCACGCTACGTGTAACGCTGGGGGACTTCTTGCCGCACCCAATGTCACGTTGTTCGGTCCCTCCATGCTGTTCGCCTGGGGTGGGAACACGGCTGGGCTGCTGATACATACGCCTGTAGGTGAATTTCCCACAGTgcacctctcccttctcccagcgATGggtacttgggttgcttctgggTTTTTGCCTTCTATCGCAGGGCCGCGAGGACTGCTCCCGGAGGCAGCGAGCAAGGGCTTCTTGTGGATACGTACCTgggagaggaaaggccatgtTATGTGGCACATGAATATTCAGTGTTGTGATGCATGCCCGTCCGTTTTCCAAAGCGGTTGCAGAGTGGAAGAGGTCCGTGTACTCACAGGCTCTTGGGTGTTTGGTATTGTTGGGCACTTTAAaggttgtttgttttgagagagagagagagagatggggcgcctgggtggcgcagtcagttaagcgtccgacttcagccaggtcacgatctcgcggtccgtgagttcgagccccgcgtcgggctctgggctgatggctcagagcctggagcctgtttccaattctgtgtctccctctctctctgcccctcccccgttcatgctctgtctctctctgtcccaaaaataaataaacgttgaaaaaaaaaattttttaaagtcgaTGAGAgatgggggcgcccggggggctccgtcggtgaagcatccgactttggctcaggtcatgatcttgtgtaccctgtgaattggagccctgtgttgggctctgggctgacggctcacagcctggacgccacttcagattctgtctgtctgtctgtctgtctctctctctctctgcccctcccaccccacttgtactctctccctcccccccccagtctctctcgctctccctctctcaaaaataaataaacattaacaaaaagttGATGAGAGATGATTAGGAAATAAAAAGTCTAAAACAGCTCCGGCGTGCATGTAACGAAAAAAGGGCTGCGAAACGCCGTATGGCCATTTTCACAAGCATACAGCAACGGCACCTTCAGGGGCACGAATACGTTGTAGAAGTTCGAGATAGACTCCCAGAAGTTAGACCATAAGGTCGAACCTTGTCTTAGGCCTCCGCCGCGCACGCCAGACGGCTCTCCCAATTCATACCCACATTCACCTCCAAGCAGTTTATGAAAATGTTTgtttcaccacatcctcaccagcactagCTTTTATCAGTTTAAACATCTTTACCTACTTTCTTTGATGAGTGCCAAAGCATATGGCGTTTTCTTCCTGTTTGCCATCCTCTCTTTGGTCTGCGTAAGGCTGGACCCCTTTCATGCGTTGACGAATCCCTTCCATCTCCCAGGAATGAAACAGAGTCAAAGAACTTCAGGCCAAACATCTGGAGGAAGGGGGGGCTTTGCTCCACAGTGGCAGAAACTCAGCTCAGCTGTGTCCTACGGTCATACAGGAAGCAGGAGGTGATGGTCTGAGAGATTCCCAGCCTATTCGGATCACAGAAGAAGCTGAAATGATGCGATTCAGTCAGGAAAGCATCCTCTGGgctagctgggtgacctcaggGACCTAtctaaacctctctgagcctcagtttccttataaaACGGAGATGGAGTTATAGGGCTGCTACGAAGGTAACTGAGCAGGCTCACATGCAGCACTGTTCCCACAGCCCAGGGGTGGCCTCCTGGGGGAAATGATGGGTGGGGGCTCCGTCGGTGCCGTCCCCGGTTGTCCCCTGGGCCCCAACCCCTGGGATCTGGCTGCTATCaacccattccccccccccctcctcccaggtacctaagagggagggacagaggactCAAGCTGGGGATTAACAGAGGCAGATTAGAGAtgaggaaggagggtggagagggggagagagccgcaaggtgggtgggggaaggggtcgCTATCCCCTTAACCCTTCCCTTGCCAGAACCAGAAGAGGCACCCCCTTTCCTCCGGCTTCAGGTTTGTGAGAGGCAAGGCCACCTGCACAgcgttcccctccccccagcggAGCGCCCTGGAGAAGGCGCCAGGATTAGGGTCCTCGGGCTCCCGACATGCTGGTTGACCAGGGGAAAATGAggtgccctctctgggcctcagtttcccttctgaAAACCTAGGAGAGTGTGCAGATGGGATGAGACCTCAGGCCTCAGAGTGGGTGCTCCCGGCCCGGTGGAGATCCGCTACGTGCGGGCCGAggcttactgagcacctactatgtaggCAGGGTAGTGTCACATCTCGTTTGCTCGAGATTTCCCAGCCTCTGGGATGCCCAGCGGCGCGCACAGAACAGCAGAGTCAACTTCCAGAAGCCCCCAGAGTCAGCCATGGCTCCAGAAGGGCGGCCCAGGGCCCGATTCTGGTCGTGAGATGccgcctgcccccaccctcaaCCCTGGCGTCCTCCCTGGGGGAGCTGGGAACCACTTCCCCAATGGGGTCCCTGAACCCCGGAGCCCCCAGTGCGGGGGAACTGGGGTCGCAGGCACAGGGAAACCCGGACCGAAGGATGATAACAGAATCTTCTCCACCCACCAGGCTCGGGCGAGACCCCTCCCGTCGTCCCCCAGCTGCGCCAGACGCAGAGCCGaggaggggggggaagggggcggcgCCTGCTCTGCGGCGGCCGGAGGAGGGGGACTGCGGGAGAgcgctgaggggtgggggggcgctgCGGCACCGCGTCCCAGCTCTCGGCTGCCCGCtcggcaggggcggggggggggctgaccctcctcggccccgcccctccccctcccccctccccccaccccgctgcaGAGGCACCACCATTAATCCTGACCCGGGGAGGGGGCGCCCGCTCACCCCCACCTGTGCAGCCGCCGcgcgctccccgccccccgccccgctggAGCCCCTGCGGGTCCCGCAggggacccccgcccccccaggtcTGTCGTCCTCGGTGTCCGAGTCTCTGTCTGCGTCCCCATCTGTCCCGTCTCCCCCCCGCTCTGCGTGCCTGTTGTGACTGCGTGTATCCGGGACACCTGCACTCGCTGGTCTGGGTGGCTGGCGCAatcgccgggggggggggggggggggggggggggtcctgggggtgggggtgcaggtcaGTCCCAGGCCCGGAGTGTCTTCCTAGGGTTGTCAACCTGGGCGAGCGTCCAGGTGACACCCTACAGGCTGTGAGTCTGTGTACGGGACAGCGTGGCGGCTGTGGCTGTCTGGGTGACACCCGCAGGCTGTGAATATGTGAGTCCCCGAGCGTCTGGCTGGGTGACACCCGCAGGCTGTGTGAGTCTGTGTTCGTGGCAGCCCGCAGGGGCTGTGCGTCCGAGACACCGCATCGGCTGCCAGCGCGGGTCCCCGTGTGTCTGCATGGCACCGCAGGCTGTGTGTGTCGTGACGAGTGTGTGGGTCTGCGCGCGTCGGTGTGCGTGGCGTGTCCGCGTCGGAGTCGAGGAGGCCCGGGCCGCGAGTGTCCCCGAGCCCtctgcgcgcgcgcgtgtgtgtgtgtgtgtgtgtgcgcgcgagCGCGCGCGCGCCGCGGCGAAGGTGGGTCCGCGTCCTCCGCAGCCCGCCCGACCCGGGCCCCGCGACCCGCCGCGGCGGCCGCTTGCTCGGCCTCCCCTCgcgcggggccgggccggggatGGAGCCGCAGCCGGAGCCGCCGCAGCCGGGGCCCGGGCGCGGAGCGGCCTGAGGCGCGGGCGGCGCGCGGGGCCGGGGGGAGGGCGGGCCGAGGGGAGGGTCCTGCGGGCCGGGGGGGCGGGCGCGGCGCGCCCCCCTCCCTCGCGCGCTCGCTCCCTCCCCCGCGCGCCCTCCCTCGCCGCCTCCTCCCGCCGCCTCCGGCCCCCCCTCGCCGGGGACCGAGCGCGCTCGCTCCGGCGCCGGCCTCGCCTCCTCGCAGCAGCGCCATGGTACGTCGCCGCCCCCACTTTCGTTTTCGCCCGGGGAGTTTTTGGGGTGGTGCGTGGGCTCCCGGCGAAAGTTGCAAggtctgggggggcggggggcgggggccgccCGGGGGAGGGGCTCGAGgcggggaccccccccccaccgcccgccgCCGCGGGACCCCCGCCCGCcgatccgccccccccccctcgcgGCTGGGGGCGGAGCTGGCGCGCGGGGCGCAGCGGGGGACCCCAAGTGGGGGGCCCCGGGCTGGCGCAGCGGAGTTGGCGATGAGGGCGGGGCTCCCGGGagagggtcccccccccccaccccacacgcgcgcacacacacacacacacacacacacacacgccagacCCGGCTCCCGCCTCCTCCCTGGCCCGGCCACAGGCGGGAGGGTGCGGCCCGGAGCGCACGACCCCCGAGCGCGCAGCCCGCGGGGGAGAGCGGGCCGAGGAGGGGGCGCCCGCCCCGGCCGTGCGGGGCGGGGGTCGCGGCGGCCCCCGCGGGGCGCCCCGGGCCGGGCGAGCGCCGCGCGCCAGCTAGCGGAAAATGGCCGCTGCGGAGAGGGGCGGAGAGCGCGCAGCGGCCGCCGCCGGGCGCCTTGAACTTGGAGCCCGGCGGGCGGCCGCGCCGGGCGCCGCGCGGGGGCCGCCCCCCGGCCTGCTCCTGCGGTGCCcgagccccgcccccgggccgACCCCGGCCCCTCCACGGCGCGCGCCGGGTCCCAGCCGGGAGGGGTCACCGGGTCTCGGCCCGGCGCGCCCCAGGCCCGCCAGCGTCGGTGGCTGCGCTCGAGGGTTCCGGTGTCCAGTCCGAGGGCGTCGGGGGCAATCCGGCGCTCGAGGGGTGCGTGCGGGGGCTTCTGGGCTCCGGGACGGGTCAGCACGGAAGCCGGGAGTGCGTCCGCGTGTCTGTATGGCTGGGTAGTCCCGCCTCCGTGCAGGGGTCCGTGGGTCTCGAGGCGTCGAGTCCTCTCctttatgtgtctgtgtgtgtctgcgcATCCACGTGGCTGTGCGTGTTGTGTTGCGTCCGTGTTGGAGCATTGTGCGGCTGAGGGGTAGTGTGTGCGTGTCTGGGTAACCGTGCGTCCCTGTGGGAAGGTGTCGTGAAGCCGTATGGCGGGGTGTGTGTCCCCGAGGGCCGCGATGTCCCTGGGTGACCCGCGGGGTGTCCCCAAGTGAATGTGTGGCGGTTAGGGGGTTGCCGGTGAGTGGGGAACTTCTGTCATGTGGCTGCGTCCCCGGGGACACTTGGGTGTCTCTGTGAGCGTGTGATTAGCGCTGAGTGACTATTCCTGGGGATGGGTCTACACtctccctcgcccccccccccccacttccttttttcctgtaACCGGGATTGCTGAGTGAGGGACGGGTGTTTCCTCTACAGGCCAAAGCCCTGTCCCCTCATCTCACCCCCCACACACGGTCCCCTCCACTTCCCCCTGACTCGGGGTACGCCACACGCTGTCCCCAGGTGGTCCTGGCTTGCGATTCGGCGCGAGGTGGCGCCGGGACACGATCACACGGTGGCGGCGGCGCCTTCTCCCGCCAGGGGCTGCGCGTGCGCGGGGACCTGCCCCGGAGGgaggcggggcggcgggggtccCCCGACTCCGCGGGCGGAGGAGGTCCCGAGGGATGGCCGGTTACAGAAGCGAAGCGCGCGGGGCCAGTCGGGCTCAGGAGAGTTGGCCAAGGACACCCCCTGACCCCCCTATGCTGggagccaccccccccctccgGCCCTGCCTCCGTGCCTTTGCCCCCTACTAGGCCAGACCTGCCGGGCACA is a window from the Leopardus geoffroyi isolate Oge1 chromosome A2, O.geoffroyi_Oge1_pat1.0, whole genome shotgun sequence genome containing:
- the LOC123604884 gene encoding translation initiation factor IF-2-like, with product MALLRGGEAGAGASALGPRRGGAGGGGRRRRGRARGGGSERAREGGAPRPPPRPAGPSPRPALPPAPRAARASGRSAPGPRLRRLRLRLHPRPGPARGEAEQAAAAAGRGARVGRAAEDADPPSPRRARARAHTHTHTHARAQRARGHSRPGPPRLRRGHATHTDARRPTHSSRHTQPAVPCRHTGTRAGSRCGVSDAQPLRAATNTDSHSLRVSPSQTLGDSHIHSLRVSPRQPQPPRCPVHRLTACRVSPGRSPRLTTLGRHSGPGTDLHPHPQDPPPPPPPPPAIAPATQTSECRCPGYTQSQQARRAGGRRDRWGRRQRLGHRGRQTWGGGGPLRDPQGLQRGGGRGARGGCTGGGERAPPPRVRINGGASAAGWGEGGGGGAGPRRVSPPPAPAERAAESWDAVPQRPPTPQRSPAVPLLRPPQSRRRPLPPPPRLCVWRSWGTTGGVSPEPGGWRRFCYHPSVRVSLCLRPQFPRTGGSGVQGPHWGSGSQLPQGGRQG